One segment of Phycisphaerae bacterium DNA contains the following:
- a CDS encoding DJ-1/PfpI family protein translates to MAKKILLLAGDFVETLEVMVPYQVLRLLGCDVHAVCPGKTAGQTVATAVHDFEGQQTYSEKRGHNFALTYDFEKVDPATYDGLYVPGGRAPEYLRLNPRVLAIIRHFCDTDKPIGVICHGVQLLTAAGVCRGRRMTCYPACQPELELAGGTYVEPDAGLSIAVVDGKLVSGPAWPAHPAALHEFARLLGLNVSG, encoded by the coding sequence ATGGCCAAGAAAATCCTGCTGCTCGCCGGCGACTTCGTCGAGACGCTCGAAGTCATGGTCCCCTACCAAGTGCTGCGATTGCTGGGCTGCGACGTGCACGCGGTCTGCCCGGGCAAGACGGCCGGGCAGACGGTCGCGACCGCGGTGCACGACTTCGAGGGCCAGCAGACCTACTCCGAGAAGCGCGGGCACAACTTCGCGTTGACCTACGATTTCGAAAAGGTCGACCCGGCGACGTACGACGGGCTGTATGTCCCCGGCGGACGCGCGCCCGAGTATCTGCGGCTCAACCCGCGTGTGCTGGCGATCATCCGGCACTTCTGCGACACGGACAAGCCGATCGGAGTGATCTGCCACGGCGTGCAACTGCTGACCGCGGCGGGCGTCTGCCGCGGCCGGCGGATGACGTGTTACCCGGCGTGCCAACCCGAGCTGGAGCTCGCCGGCGGAACTTACGTCGAACCGGACGCGGGGCTATCGATTGCCGTGGTCGACGGCAAGCTGGTGAGCGGGCCGGCCTGGCCGGCGCACCCGGCGGCGCTGCACGAATTCGCCCGGTTGCTGGGGCTGAACGTGAGCGGATGA
- the efp gene encoding elongation factor P yields MIKASELKKGRVIQHEGALYTVSDIQRVSKGNWRSYLQVKLKSLKDGRVTDARMSVDDRVETPFVDTKPYQYLYRDGNDFILMDEQTFDQFPASAEVMGDADKYLRGNEKVTVSFIDGKIVAVELPNVVELKVVDTPPVVRGATATNQTKDATMETGLRVRVPPFIELGEELRIDTRTGEYLERAKG; encoded by the coding sequence ATGATCAAGGCGAGCGAACTGAAGAAGGGCCGTGTGATCCAGCATGAGGGCGCGCTGTACACGGTGAGCGACATTCAGCGGGTCTCCAAGGGCAATTGGCGCAGCTACCTGCAGGTAAAGCTGAAGTCGCTGAAAGACGGGCGTGTGACCGATGCGCGCATGTCCGTGGACGACCGCGTCGAGACGCCGTTCGTCGATACCAAGCCGTACCAGTACCTCTATCGCGACGGAAACGACTTCATCCTGATGGATGAGCAGACGTTCGACCAGTTCCCGGCGTCGGCCGAAGTCATGGGCGACGCGGACAAGTACCTGCGCGGCAACGAGAAGGTCACGGTCTCGTTCATCGATGGGAAGATCGTGGCCGTCGAACTGCCCAACGTCGTCGAGTTGAAGGTCGTGGACACGCCGCCCGTCGTCCGGGGCGCGACCGCGACGAACCAGACGAAGGATGCGACGATGGAGACGGGGTTGCGCGTGCGCGTGCCGCCGTTCATCGAACTGGGCGAGGAACTACGTATTGACACGCGGACCGGCGAATACCTGGAGCGGGCCAAGGGATAA